One Cucurbita pepo subsp. pepo cultivar mu-cu-16 chromosome LG07, ASM280686v2, whole genome shotgun sequence genomic region harbors:
- the LOC111799243 gene encoding double-stranded RNA-binding protein 2-like, whose amino-acid sequence MYKNQLQELAQRSCFNLPSYTCIREGPDHAPRFKATVNFNGEVFECPQYCSTLRQAEHSAAEVALNALSNRGPPHSLAARILDETGVYKNLLQEIAQRVGAPLPQYTTFRSGLGHLPVFTGIVELAGITFTGEPAKNKKQAEKNAAMAAWSALKQLAKQSASSSSEPENNDELEQITIARALLNYRQKEKMAMSNPNATIPFPRRLHIQSPRPTSPQRPPAPTSKILPLICQKAAPRSRAPFSANKILIPQSPTSAVEGSGTCPQKFSAGAALSYIPVQQFRASCRGIAPPVTIRTAMPVYSAPPLPQPSKLPPQQVTRVPPVRIAPPVSIRQAIPAFAAPPLRKESPPVVKKEDCPASTAPKEEPPAPPAPSQPTKSPAEVEEQATTTMSNSQQEIKTLENLEQLQI is encoded by the exons ATGTACAAGAACCAGCTTCAAGAGCTGGCACAGAGGAGTTGCTTTAATCTTCCCTCGTATACCTGCATTAGGGAAGGACCAGACCATGCGCCGAGGTTTAAAGCTACTGTTAACTTCAATGGCGAGGTCTTTGAATGCCCTCAGTACTGCTCTACTCTCCGTCAGGCTGAGCACTCCGCGGCTGAGGTTGCCTTGAACGCTCTCTCTAACCGTGGTCCTCCTCATTCACTTGCGGCTAGGATACTG GATGAAACAGGGGTTTACAAGAACCTCCTGCAGGAAATTGCGCAAAGAGTTGGAGCCCCATTGCCACAATATACAACGTTCAGATCAGGCCTTGGTCACCTACCTGTTTTTACAGGGATAGTAGAATTGGCTGGAATAACATTTACTGGAGAACCggccaagaacaaaaaacaggCAGAGAAGAATGCTGCAATGGCAGCTTGGTCAGCTTTAAAACaat TGGCTAAGCAATCAGCAAGCTCGTCATCGGAACCAGAAAACAATGATGAGCTGGAGCAGATCACGATAGCTCGAGCCTTATTGAATTAtcgccaaaaagaaaaaatggccATGTCGAATCCAAATGCAACAATACCATTCCCCAGAAGACTTCATATTCAAAGTCCAAGGCCAACTAGTCCCCAACGTCCCCCTGCACCAACATCAAAAATTCTTCCCTTAATTTGCCAAAAGGCAGCTCCTCGAAGCAGAGCGCCATTTTCTGCGAATAAAATCCTTATTCCACAATCCCCAACTTCTGCAGTAGAAGGCTCTGGAACCTGCCCCCAGAAGTTTAGTGCCGGAGCTGCTCTTTCTTATATTCCTGTTCAGCAGTTTAGGGCATCTTGCCGTGGTATTGCCCCACCAGTGACAATTAGAACAGCAATGCCTGTGTATTCAGCCCCGCCTCTACCGCAACCATCGAAGCTACCTCCACAGCAAGTAACTCGAGTCCCACCTGTACGTATTGCCCCACCCGTTTCTATTAGGCAAGCAATACCTGCTTTTGCTGCTCCCCCATTACGCAAGGAAAGTCCTCCTGTagttaaaaaagaagattgtCCAGCTTCAACTGCTCCAAAGGAAGAGCCTCCTGCTCCCCCCGCACCTTCACAGCCTACTAAATCACCTGCTGAAGTAGAAGAACAAGCTACAACCACAATGTCAAACAGTCAGCAAGAAATTAAGACGTTAGAGAACCTCGAACAACTCCAAATTTGA